Below is a genomic region from Hydrogenothermus marinus.
TTAGATTTATTCTTTTTTCTGAAAATGATTATAGAATTTTTGAAAAAAATCTAAAAGAGATAATCAAATAATGAATATAGATCTTTTAATAGCCTCTTTAATACTTACATTTGTAGGAATTTATATAGTTTTTAGATATGTAGAAGAAAAGAAAAAGTATAAAAAAAATTATATTCCTATGCTTGAATCTTTTATTGAAAAATGCAAAAAAGAGAAAAAATATTATCAACATAGAGCAGATAATTTTAAACAAAATATAGAAGAAATAAAAAAACAGATACAAAAAATAAAAAACTCTACTAATGATTATAAATGGACAGATGAGGATATTAAAGATTTAAGAAGATTAAAAGGAAAAGAGCTTGAATCTATAATGACAGGTATTCTTGAAATATTAGATTATAAAGTTGAAGAACCACCAATTTTTAAAGATCATTTCATAGATTTTATAGCTAAAAAAGATAATAAAAAAATTTGTATATATTTTTTAGATTCTAAAAAGTTAAAAAATTTTTCAGAAAAAACTGTTAATGAACTTCTGAAAGGAAAAGAAAAATATAGATGTGATACAGTATGGATAATTTCTAATGTAGATATAAATAGGGATTTATTAAATCATACAGATATAAAACTTTTTACAGAAAAAGAGATTATAAAAGAGTTTCCTTCTTTAACAATATTTATTGATTATGAAGAAGCAAAAACTAAACTTCATAATTATGAACTTTTATATAAAGAAACATATGATGAAGTAATCAGAAGAGATGAATGGATAGAAGAAGCCAATAGAAAAATTCAAGAATTTCAATCCAATATGTCAAACTTGTCAAATTGACAAAAAAGTTATATCATCAATTTCAAATCTAATTATATAAGAGGGTATAATTATGATTAATATAATTTCAGGTAATAAAATAAAAATCATACCAGATATAGAGCCCCAAAAAGAAACTAAAATAACATATTTAAGAATATCAATCACAGATAGATGTAATCTTAAATGTTTTTATTGCAGGCCAGAAAATCAAGAATTTATACCAAGAGAAGAAGTTCTAGATTATGAAGATATGGTAAAGTTTGTAAAAGTTTTAACAAAGTTTGGACTTAAAACTGTAAGAATAACAGGGGGAGAACCTCTTTTAAGAAAAGATATAGAAAAATTTATCTCAATGTTAAATGAGATTGAAGGTATAGATGATATTGCTATGACTACAAATGCTATTACTTTAAAAAAACAGGCAAAAGCTTTAAAAGAAGCAGGACTAAAAAGATTAAATATATCAATAGATAGTTTAAAACCTAAGCTTTTTTATGATATTACAAAAGGTAATTTACAAGATGTAATAGATGGAATAATAGAAGCAAAAAAAGTTGGAATAGAGCCTATAAAAGTAAATGCAGTTGTAATTAAAGGATTAAATGAAGATGAAGCTATTGATTTTGTAGAGTTTGGAAGAGAGTATAATGTGGAAGTTAGATTTATTGAAATGATGCCTATAGGCCAAGGCCAGATAGATTGGAAAGAAGATATGGTACAGCCCCTTGAAAAAGTAAAACAAAAAATAGAAGAAAAATATGGGAAAATGCTACCTTCATTTTCAATGGGAAGTGGAGCAGCAAGAGTTTATGAGATACCTTCAATAAAAACAAAAGTTGGATTTATTACACCTATTTCTAATCCATTTTGCGATGGATGTTCTAAATTAAGACTTACAGTAGAAGGAAATGTAAAGTTATGCTTAAGAACAGATGATGAAATTCCAGCTAAGGATATATTAAAAGAAGGAACAGAAGAAGAAATTGAAGACTTTGTAAGAAAAGTAGTAGTAGCAAAAGAAATTTCAAATGAAAATATTCAGTTTAATAATTATGCATTTGGAGAATGCCAGAGAATAATGACTAGTATAGGTGGTTAATTATTAAAAACTATGTTTGATATAATAAATAATTAAATTAAAATAACGAGGTATAAAATGACTAAAGAAGAAAAATTACATTTAGAAGATTTTGTAGCAAGAGTTTTTACATTTGCTTTTGAACTTGGAACACAATTAGATGAATTACATAAAGAACTTAGAAAAATGAGATTTGAAACAAAAGATAAAGATTTAGAAGCCGCTTTAATTAATTTAGAACATGCTTTCTTTATGAATGCCCAATCTATAAATATATTAAAAGAGCAAGCAAGAAATGCAATCATTCCAACAAGAAAAGCTCCAAGAAAGTAATATACATACAGTATTTTTAAAAGCTTATGAATTAGTTGATGAAAATAAAATAGAAAAGATTAAGGATATTGAAACACCATTATTACTTGTAGAAAGGGTAAAAGATTTTAAAGAAAATACTTTTTGGATGAAAATCAGAGATATATGGGTATTAATAGGTAAAATACCTCCTTTAACACTTGAAACAGATGATATTGTATTTTTTAAAGAGTCTGGAAAGTGGGGATTATTTAAATATTTAGAAGAAAAAGATGAGCTTATAATCTTAAAAGATGCTAAAGGGGAAAGGACTACTAAAATTCCTAAGGAAGTTTTAAGTACATTAGAGCTTTTTGGGAAAGTATTAAGAGTTCAGGAAAAAGTATGAGAGCAATAATTTTAACTTTAGTATTTGCTTTGTTTTTTTCTTGCAATGAAAAAGAAAAACAGTCAAGTTTAAAAAAAATCCCGAAGAATGCTATAGTTGTAGATATAAATGGTAATCCTATAGAATTACCTAAGGATAAACTTATAATATTAAATTTTATGGCATATAGTTGTTCCGCTTGTATGAAAGAAATTCCTGTTATAAAAAAAGTTTTAAGAAAACCTGAATTTAAGGATAAATTTTATTTAGTAGGTTTAGTTATAGATACTAATAAAAATGATTTATCAGATAAAGAATTTCCTAAATATGCAAATAACAAAATCAATTTTATAAAATTTCCAGTACCTGGAACGCCAACTACTTATATAATAACTCCTAAAGGAAAGAAACTAGTTTATATATTTGGTGCAGTAACCGAGGAAAATTTTGAAAAATTCTTAAAAGAAGCTTTGAGAAAATACAAAGGGGCTATTTAGCCCTTATTTTTACTGACTTCCAAACTCTTTTTCTATCTCTTTATCTAATTCCTCATAAGCTTTTTTAGCTTGAAACTGTTGCCATAAAGCTCTTTCATTTTTAAAGCTCGCTAAGGTAGCCTGTTTTACTGCTTCTTTTACTGCTTGAGGATCTAAAACAACTAAAACATAAAGTTCCCCACTTGGAGATATCCACATATCCTTTTGCATTGAACCTTGTAAAAGTTGTGCAGTAACTTGTTTAGAGACTATAGCAGTAACTTTATCTACTGTTTGATCTTCACCAACACCTATTTGCTGAGAGAAATTTTTGACCATATTTTTTACTTTAACAGATAACATTCTCGCAAGTTCATCTCTTGCATTTGCAAGGGCTTCTGTTCTGGCAAACTGGATACCTGCTTTCCCAATTTTTGCTGAACCTACTGCAGCCAACTGTTTTCCATTTGGAGGATTTAATACCCAAACAGGAGCATTTTGAAATTCATTTTTCCATTTTTGATTTTGAATTTTTGCTGGCTGTTGTTTAGGTTTCTCTATTTTCTTCTTTGCACAAGAACCAAAAAAGAAACTAACAAATATTACTAAAAATAGCGACAAAACTTTTTTCATCTTTAAATATCCTCCCTTTTTTAATTATTATTAATTAAGATTAATAATAATTCTGGTAGGGGAAAAAGTCAAAATCTTATATCCATAAATACTTTCTAATGCATTTGCTAAATATATAGGATTTTCAAGATATTCAACTCTAAATTTACCTATCCCTAAGTCTTCTACAGATTTTACCCAAGGAAGTTTTTGTAAATTGGATTTAATTTCAAAATTTTTAGAAACTGATTTTATATCTTTAACATACACAATAATAAATTTTCTTTTAGATATCATATATCTTTGGATTTTATTTAAAATATCATCTGCAAGTTTTGGAGCTAAAGATTCTAAAGCCTTATTTTTAGCATATTCATCTATAGAACTTATTCCTTTAGCAGAAACATTTCCAGAAGATAAAATTCGTATTCTACCTTTATCTTTCATAAGAAGATAGTATTGAGCTTGAGCCAAAATAATATTAAAAGGAGAATATAATTCATAGCCAATATTTTGTCCTGCTTTTGTTCTATATATAAATCTTATTTTTCCTATAATAGTGATTTTAGCTAAACTTCTTGTTAAAAGTCTTCTTAAAGATATAAATCTTCTTTGAGAAATTATATTTTCTATTTCATAAGGATTTATGTCAGGATCCGATGCAAAATCATAAACTTCAAATCCTTGCTGAGTTAATGTATTAATAAGCTCCACATTTACAGGGTTCATATCATCTAATTCAATATTATTTCTATCTTGAACAATAAAAATCACATTAAACATAGTATTTCTGCTGATAAGACTTAAAGCCTTTTCTGCTTTTTGTGGATAAACACAACCTTTAATAGTAACTCTAACTGCATCACCTAAGTTTTCTTCTTTTATTATTTTTACATCTGTTATAAACCCTTTTACATCTTTTGTAATTACTTCATCTAATAATTTAAAATTTTCTATTACACTTTTTACATTAATTTGGGTTCCTAATGCCTTTTCTAATGCATCCCATTTTGCTCTTGCACAAGCTTCCATTTTCGCTGATGAATAATCTTTAATAATAGATGCCTCACCAATACCCTCTTGCCATTTACATTTTATATGCTTAGCATAAATACTATTACTTATTAACAAAATTATTAATAAATTTAAAATATAAAAACTTCTCTTCATTTTGTTTTCACAATATCCTTTATTTTAACTTTACTTGCATTATCACCTTCTATTATACATACAGCTCTTTCTGGATATAACTCATTTTCTGCCACTACACATTCTGCTATAATTTTTTCTTCGGTTATTATTTGACCAGTAATAGGGTTTTTTTCTTGTTGATATTCTATAATCTCAAGTTTATCTCCTGGTTTTAAACCGTCATTTTTACCTAAGGTTATAAAAGCAACTCTTTTAGAAGGATCTTTTTTATGTGTCATTAATTTATAAATATATCCATAAGAAGGAAAATATTCTTTAAAAGAATGTAAAGAACCAGATATTGCTTTATATGTAGCCTCAGATAAAAGTCCACAAGGATCTGTAATCCTACATTGATATGCATATCTAATTTGCGTAGAACTAAATGCTTGACCTGCTAAAATAAAAGATTTGATTACTTTAGTTGATGGGAATTTTATTAATCTATAAGAGATTATTACTTTTCCATATTTTGTACAAGAAGGAGGAATATAATGTATTTTTCCTTTTTTGTCATACCATCTTTTAGATTCTCTAAACTGTGTATCCACACGTGCAGTAGTAACAGCTCCAACTAAAGCAAAATCTATGTTTCCTCCAATTTTTGATAATTTTTCTAAATTTATATCTTTTCCCATAGATTCTTGAAATTGTAACTCTTGCATTATCTTATCTAACTCGCTTCTTTCAAGTACTTCAACACTTCCTAATTTTTCTAATGCCGAGATTGTGTATTCTTGAGCTGTTTTAGCTAACCCGCATTTTTTAACTATGTAGTTAGAAGAGCTTAGCGGTAAAACAGCAATCTTTGGCTTTCTTTTTTCTATTATATATTTAGGAATTTCTTGATTTGCTATGATTAAATCCTGCTTAGTTTTTGTATATTCCTTTAGATTAACTTTTGGTGTACAGGAACTAAGAAAAATTAATATAGCCAAAAATAAAAAATAATATATTTTCATAGGTACCCTCCTTCTTTGATATATTTTATTATATAAATTTAAAATGGAGTTATAAAATGAGAATACTTATCTTAATTATTATTTCTTTTTCTATAGTAGCGTGTAGTGAAAAAACAGAGAAAACAGAAAAAAAGATAAACAAAGAGTATTTACTGGAAAAAGCTAATGCTAATTTTCAAGAACTTGAAAGAGAATCAGAAAAAAGCCCTGAAGAGTTAACACTTCCTGAAACAAAAGATGAAGCAACTATGCTAAAAGTTAATAAAAAGCTAGTAAAGAGAAAGATGATTATAACTAAAAGGGATATCCATACTAAATATCCACTTAAAAATGGTTATCCGATTTGGTTTTATAATCCTAATTATGGAGGATATATTGGTGCAGTTGGAATTGCAAGGAAAACAAAAAATATAGGTTATCCAGAGCAAAAAAGATTAGCTATAATGATTGCACAAGCAAATCTTTCAAAGCAGTTAAAACTTTTAGTAAATGCAGAGGTTTATACTGAAAAATTAAGAATAAGTAGAAAAGATTATGAAGAATATAAATCAAAACTAGAATCATTATCAAGACAAGAATCCTCTGCTTATTTAAGAAATACTGTTGTTAAAGATGAATGGATAGATCCAAAAACAGGAGATTTATATGTATGGGTAGTCCTTGAGAAATAAGTTAAAATATATTACTTAAATTCAAATCCTATTTGGAGGATTTATGTCTGAAAGATTAAAAAAGATAAGAAATTTTTCTATAATAGCCCATGTTGATCATGGAAAATCA
It encodes:
- a CDS encoding restriction endonuclease, translating into MNIDLLIASLILTFVGIYIVFRYVEEKKKYKKNYIPMLESFIEKCKKEKKYYQHRADNFKQNIEEIKKQIQKIKNSTNDYKWTDEDIKDLRRLKGKELESIMTGILEILDYKVEEPPIFKDHFIDFIAKKDNKKICIYFLDSKKLKNFSEKTVNELLKGKEKYRCDTVWIISNVDINRDLLNHTDIKLFTEKEIIKEFPSLTIFIDYEEAKTKLHNYELLYKETYDEVIRRDEWIEEANRKIQEFQSNMSNLSN
- the moaA gene encoding GTP 3',8-cyclase MoaA, whose product is MINIISGNKIKIIPDIEPQKETKITYLRISITDRCNLKCFYCRPENQEFIPREEVLDYEDMVKFVKVLTKFGLKTVRITGGEPLLRKDIEKFISMLNEIEGIDDIAMTTNAITLKKQAKALKEAGLKRLNISIDSLKPKLFYDITKGNLQDVIDGIIEAKKVGIEPIKVNAVVIKGLNEDEAIDFVEFGREYNVEVRFIEMMPIGQGQIDWKEDMVQPLEKVKQKIEEKYGKMLPSFSMGSGAARVYEIPSIKTKVGFITPISNPFCDGCSKLRLTVEGNVKLCLRTDDEIPAKDILKEGTEEEIEDFVRKVVVAKEISNENIQFNNYAFGECQRIMTSIGG
- a CDS encoding replication initiation protein, giving the protein MTKEEKLHLEDFVARVFTFAFELGTQLDELHKELRKMRFETKDKDLEAALINLEHAFFMNAQSINILKEQARNAIIPTRKAPRK
- a CDS encoding TlpA family protein disulfide reductase, with protein sequence MRAIILTLVFALFFSCNEKEKQSSLKKIPKNAIVVDINGNPIELPKDKLIILNFMAYSCSACMKEIPVIKKVLRKPEFKDKFYLVGLVIDTNKNDLSDKEFPKYANNKINFIKFPVPGTPTTYIITPKGKKLVYIFGAVTEENFEKFLKEALRKYKGAI
- a CDS encoding LPP20 family lipoprotein, with translation MKKVLSLFLVIFVSFFFGSCAKKKIEKPKQQPAKIQNQKWKNEFQNAPVWVLNPPNGKQLAAVGSAKIGKAGIQFARTEALANARDELARMLSVKVKNMVKNFSQQIGVGEDQTVDKVTAIVSKQVTAQLLQGSMQKDMWISPSGELYVLVVLDPQAVKEAVKQATLASFKNERALWQQFQAKKAYEELDKEIEKEFGSQ
- a CDS encoding LPP20 family lipoprotein is translated as MRILILIIISFSIVACSEKTEKTEKKINKEYLLEKANANFQELERESEKSPEELTLPETKDEATMLKVNKKLVKRKMIITKRDIHTKYPLKNGYPIWFYNPNYGGYIGAVGIARKTKNIGYPEQKRLAIMIAQANLSKQLKLLVNAEVYTEKLRISRKDYEEYKSKLESLSRQESSAYLRNTVVKDEWIDPKTGDLYVWVVLEK